The following are encoded in a window of Prochlorococcus marinus str. MIT 1013 genomic DNA:
- a CDS encoding SDR family oxidoreductase encodes MNKNLSKSSRFKGLRIAITGATGSLGKSLIQELKKKGAYMVGLTHSKKNHVNSDASAPNEWIYWSCGKEDELSSSLKNIDILILNHGFNPKEIIDFNEINKAIEINALSYWRLIKIFEDLAIDNNEDSTKEIWINTSEAEIQIAFSPVYEITKRLIGELVSLKKSKLSIEKSNYLIIKKLILGPFKSKLNPQGILKPEFVAERIIKKAEKENYLIIVTPNPITYLLMPIIESIRILYSKFIKIIYSN; translated from the coding sequence ATGAACAAAAACTTATCAAAAAGTTCAAGGTTTAAAGGGTTAAGAATTGCCATAACGGGTGCAACCGGGAGTCTTGGTAAGTCTCTTATTCAGGAACTGAAAAAAAAGGGGGCTTATATGGTTGGGTTAACTCATAGCAAAAAAAACCATGTTAACTCTGATGCAAGCGCACCGAATGAATGGATTTACTGGTCATGTGGAAAAGAAGATGAACTCTCAAGTAGTCTTAAAAATATTGATATTTTAATACTTAACCATGGATTTAATCCAAAAGAAATTATTGATTTCAATGAAATAAATAAAGCTATAGAAATCAATGCACTGAGCTATTGGAGATTGATTAAAATCTTTGAGGACTTAGCAATAGATAATAATGAAGATAGTACAAAGGAAATATGGATAAATACATCAGAAGCAGAGATCCAAATAGCTTTTAGTCCTGTATATGAAATAACAAAACGTCTAATCGGTGAACTAGTAAGTTTAAAAAAAAGTAAATTATCAATTGAAAAAAGTAATTACTTGATTATCAAAAAATTAATACTAGGCCCCTTCAAATCGAAATTAAACCCACAAGGAATTCTGAAACCTGAATTTGTAGCAGAAAGAATAATCAAAAAAGCAGAAAAAGAAAATTATTTAATTATAGTAACTCCCAATCCGATAACATATTTATTAATGCCAATTATTGAATCCATTCGAATATTATATTCAAAATTTATAAAAATAATTTACTCAAACTAA
- the tsaD gene encoding tRNA (adenosine(37)-N6)-threonylcarbamoyltransferase complex transferase subunit TsaD, with product MSIILSLETSCDESAAALVSDEKGKIDLIANEIASQIEEHANWGGVVPEIASRRHVENLPFLIEKVFAKSKLQMKDIDAVAATVTPGLAGSLLVGSITARTLANLHQIPFLGIHHLEGHLSSIYLSENHPKPPFLVLLVSGGHTELIKVDIQHKYQRLGRSHDDAAGEAFDKVARLLGLSYPGGPAIQKIGKSGDPKKFLFPKGRVSKPEGGFYPYDFSFSGLKTAVFRQVEKIKSENKKLPIEDIAASFENVVAEVLVERSFRCVLEQGLNSLVLVGGVAANERLREMMIAKASENSINIALAPMEFCTDNAAMIGAAALLRLTSKNIQSSMELGVSARWPLEKSDLLYDSNPPF from the coding sequence ATGTCAATAATTTTATCCCTCGAAACAAGTTGTGACGAGTCTGCAGCAGCTTTAGTTTCAGATGAAAAAGGAAAAATTGATTTGATAGCTAATGAAATAGCTTCACAAATTGAAGAACATGCTAATTGGGGTGGAGTTGTTCCGGAAATTGCGTCAAGAAGACATGTTGAAAATCTTCCATTTTTAATTGAAAAGGTTTTTGCAAAATCAAAATTACAGATGAAAGACATAGATGCTGTGGCCGCAACTGTTACTCCAGGTTTAGCAGGCTCACTTTTGGTCGGATCAATTACTGCAAGAACTTTAGCTAATTTGCATCAAATTCCATTTTTAGGAATTCATCATTTGGAGGGGCATCTTTCATCAATATATTTGTCAGAAAACCATCCTAAACCACCTTTTCTAGTCTTATTGGTTAGCGGAGGACATACTGAATTGATAAAAGTAGATATTCAACATAAGTATCAACGTCTTGGTAGAAGTCATGATGATGCTGCTGGAGAAGCTTTTGATAAGGTCGCAAGACTTTTGGGACTCTCATATCCAGGCGGGCCGGCAATTCAAAAAATAGGTAAATCTGGAGATCCAAAAAAATTTTTATTTCCCAAAGGGAGAGTCTCCAAGCCTGAAGGTGGTTTTTACCCATATGATTTTTCTTTTAGTGGTTTGAAAACGGCTGTGTTTCGACAGGTAGAAAAAATCAAGTCAGAAAATAAAAAATTACCAATAGAGGATATCGCTGCAAGTTTTGAAAACGTAGTGGCTGAGGTCTTAGTAGAGAGGAGCTTTCGATGCGTTCTTGAGCAAGGTTTAAATTCTCTTGTTTTAGTGGGAGGAGTTGCTGCAAATGAGAGATTAAGGGAAATGATGATTGCAAAAGCATCTGAAAATTCAATTAATATTGCTCTTGCACCAATGGAATTTTGTACTGATAATGCGGCAATGATTGGTGCTGCAGCTTTGTTAAGGTTAACATCAAAAAATATCCAAAGTTCAATGGAACTGGGTGTTTCCGCTCGTTGGCCTTTAGAAAAATCTGATTTACTTTATGATTCCAATCCTCCTTTCTAA
- a CDS encoding Photosystem I reaction center subunit III: MSRLLSILLSAFLFLGIAPIANARPGPALNADRAPTDFTASALVSCADNPRFQERASAASTDQAIKRFARYSKALCGDDGLPHLIIGPPIEPWGAWINRGHEGDLLIPGVMFIYIAGIIGWSGREYVRAVRGKKNAAEFEIIIDTDLAWQCLKRGAAWPLQANREGKNGELREKDNNVSLNGPRG, from the coding sequence ATGAGTCGTCTTTTATCAATTCTACTTTCAGCATTTCTTTTCTTAGGAATAGCTCCTATAGCTAATGCAAGGCCAGGCCCAGCACTAAACGCTGATAGAGCTCCTACAGATTTCACAGCTTCTGCTTTGGTCTCTTGTGCTGATAATCCTCGTTTCCAAGAGAGAGCAAGCGCCGCCTCCACAGACCAGGCCATAAAAAGATTTGCAAGATATAGCAAAGCCTTATGTGGAGATGATGGGCTTCCTCATTTAATAATTGGTCCACCTATTGAGCCTTGGGGTGCATGGATTAATCGAGGTCATGAAGGAGATCTACTTATTCCTGGAGTAATGTTTATCTATATTGCAGGTATTATTGGTTGGTCAGGAAGGGAGTATGTAAGAGCTGTTAGAGGTAAAAAGAACGCTGCAGAATTTGAAATTATTATTGATACTGATCTTGCTTGGCAATGCTTAAAAAGAGGTGCCGCTTGGCCTTTACAAGCAAACAGAGAGGGAAAGAATGGAGAGCTTAGGGAAAAAGACAATAATGTTTCTCTTAATGGTCCAAGAGGCTAA
- the psaJ gene encoding photosystem I reaction center subunit IX — protein MFQLFRTKWFRSAPVVATIWITLTASIIVEFNRFVPDLLFHPMSF, from the coding sequence ATGTTTCAATTATTTCGTACCAAATGGTTTAGATCAGCACCAGTCGTCGCAACTATTTGGATCACATTAACAGCAAGTATTATTGTTGAATTTAATAGATTTGTGCCTGACTTGCTTTTCCACCCAATGTCTTTTTAA
- a CDS encoding hyperconserved protein Hcp — protein sequence MELDLQPGDVVKVLESAALGWVRARVIRVKSGGRVVVQSDQGREFTARGNQVRLIEPAGFRP from the coding sequence ATGGAGTTAGATCTTCAACCTGGCGATGTCGTAAAAGTTCTAGAGTCAGCCGCCTTAGGCTGGGTCAGGGCTCGAGTTATTCGTGTAAAATCAGGTGGCCGTGTAGTAGTGCAAAGCGACCAAGGCCGCGAGTTCACAGCTCGTGGAAATCAAGTTAGGCTTATAGAGCCTGCAGGTTTCCGTCCTTAA
- a CDS encoding prohibitin family protein, whose translation MTTPFRNVTPNGPGGTTTLLLVLSFTGFLLLTQAFFVVPAGQVSVVTTLGKVSGGSRKPGLNFKVPFVQNTYPFNVQTQVRPEKFDSLTKDLQVISATATVKYALKPNEAGRVFKTISYNDREIYNRIIQPSLLKALKSVFSKYELVTIASSWSDISELVEQTVADELNKFDYVDVQSLDLTGLTIADEYRAAIEQKQIAEQQLLRAQTEVKIAEQEALRYDTLNKSLDDQVLFKLFLDKWNGETQVVPSLPGNSSGNVPVIVRGKN comes from the coding sequence ATGACAACTCCATTTCGTAATGTGACTCCGAATGGACCAGGTGGAACAACAACTCTTCTACTCGTCCTTTCATTTACCGGATTTTTACTTCTTACTCAAGCCTTTTTCGTTGTTCCTGCTGGACAAGTTTCAGTTGTCACAACATTAGGAAAAGTAAGTGGTGGCTCACGTAAACCTGGCTTGAATTTCAAAGTACCTTTTGTTCAAAATACTTATCCTTTTAATGTTCAAACCCAAGTTAGACCTGAAAAGTTTGATTCATTAACCAAAGATCTACAAGTCATTTCTGCCACGGCCACTGTTAAATATGCTCTAAAGCCTAATGAGGCTGGAAGAGTCTTTAAAACTATCTCTTATAACGATAGAGAGATTTATAACAGAATTATTCAACCATCATTACTTAAAGCACTCAAGTCTGTTTTTTCAAAGTATGAGTTGGTAACAATAGCAAGTTCCTGGAGTGATATTTCTGAGTTGGTTGAGCAAACAGTAGCTGATGAACTTAATAAGTTTGACTATGTTGATGTTCAATCACTTGATTTGACTGGTTTGACTATCGCTGATGAATATCGAGCAGCTATCGAACAAAAACAGATTGCTGAGCAGCAGTTATTGAGAGCTCAAACTGAAGTTAAAATAGCAGAGCAAGAAGCTCTTAGATACGATACATTAAATAAAAGTCTCGATGATCAAGTTCTTTTCAAATTGTTTTTAGATAAATGGAATGGCGAGACACAAGTTGTTCCTTCATTGCCAGGAAATAGTTCAGGAAATGTTCCTGTAATTGTTAGAGGAAAAAATTAA
- a CDS encoding phosphotransacetylase family protein, with protein sequence MSKTFLIGSCEPFSGKSALVLGIARNLIASNHLVRFGKPLATSLELNVSGSGDNQDLIDDDVRFVGETLNLSAENLIPSIQFLAASTASRRIQENILDAGIKFEEFKSSLDSSDKVINILEAAGSLHEGLLYGLSLSQLAKGLNAQVLLAHFWQDSRSVEALLDAKNQLGENLCGVVLNAVNPDQIKDIKENIVPSLKSLGLEVFGVMPRSPLLRSVTVEELVRRLNARVICCSERLELMVETLSIGAMSVNSAMEFFRRRRNMAVVTGADRTDIQLAALEASTQCLILTGAGEPLPQLINRSEELEVPLLKVDRDTLSTVEVIEQAFGHVRLHETVKATYAFRLVQEHCDLHRIFKTLGIFTGIH encoded by the coding sequence ATGAGCAAGACCTTTCTAATAGGATCGTGTGAACCATTTAGCGGTAAATCAGCATTAGTTCTTGGTATTGCAAGAAATTTGATTGCTTCTAATCATTTGGTTAGATTTGGTAAGCCATTAGCCACAAGTCTTGAATTAAATGTCTCGGGTAGTGGAGATAATCAAGATCTGATTGATGATGATGTCAGGTTTGTTGGAGAGACATTAAATTTATCTGCTGAAAATTTAATTCCTTCCATTCAGTTTTTGGCCGCCTCTACAGCAAGCAGAAGGATTCAGGAAAATATTTTAGATGCTGGAATTAAATTTGAGGAGTTTAAATCCTCTCTTGATTCTTCGGATAAGGTTATCAATATTCTTGAGGCGGCCGGCAGCTTACATGAAGGACTTTTATATGGATTAAGTCTAAGCCAACTCGCTAAAGGTTTAAACGCTCAAGTATTACTTGCTCATTTCTGGCAAGATAGTAGAAGTGTTGAAGCTTTATTGGATGCTAAAAATCAACTTGGAGAAAATTTATGTGGTGTTGTTTTAAATGCTGTGAACCCTGATCAAATCAAGGATATTAAAGAGAATATAGTTCCATCTCTTAAGTCACTAGGTTTAGAGGTCTTTGGAGTAATGCCTAGGTCTCCTTTGCTGAGGAGTGTCACTGTGGAAGAATTGGTTAGACGTCTAAATGCTCGAGTTATTTGTTGTTCTGAAAGGCTTGAGTTGATGGTAGAAACATTGAGTATAGGTGCGATGAGTGTTAATAGTGCAATGGAATTTTTTCGTAGACGGCGTAATATGGCCGTAGTGACAGGAGCTGATCGAACTGATATTCAATTGGCGGCTTTGGAAGCCTCTACTCAATGTCTAATACTTACTGGAGCAGGTGAACCATTACCACAATTAATTAATAGATCAGAAGAATTGGAAGTTCCACTATTGAAAGTTGATAGAGATACACTCTCAACAGTTGAGGTTATTGAGCAAGCATTTGGTCATGTTCGTCTTCATGAAACTGTCAAAGCTACTTATGCCTTTCGTTTAGTTCAAGAACATTGTGATCTTCATCGAATCTTTAAAACTTTGGGAATTTTTACTGGAATTCACTAA
- a CDS encoding cation:proton antiporter, whose amino-acid sequence MTPERLGLLWGITVFSGAGARLLSVLTGLPGVVLLLLSGLLIGRSGLGLVEPLDLGKGLETIVGLLVSLVLFDGGLNLRFPAGPIKSIVLRISSIRLIISLAAGFLAAHWFAGLGWSVAGVYSAIVLATGPTVVTPLVRQIRLASPLSDVLEAEGLILEPIGAVLALLLLELVVGDLHGWRELLLGLLSRLGGGVLIGSIGGLLLSECLKRLRSEPYIGLRLQLTLGVVFLLYGVCEWLLPESGLPASVAAGFVVGQRPSTQANELDKLIRELAQLAITMLFPLLAADVSWGELSPLGWGGITCVLFLMIVVRPIAVSIATYGLPLDNKQRLFLGWLAPRGIVTAAVASLFSIRLEQAGVLGAGKLQGLVFLTILMTVGIQGLTAQPLAKMLGLLDEDQNLDKPTNTGSIFTES is encoded by the coding sequence ATGACTCCTGAGAGGCTGGGCTTGCTCTGGGGTATCACAGTTTTTTCTGGAGCTGGTGCGAGATTACTATCAGTGCTAACAGGACTTCCTGGGGTAGTTTTATTATTGCTATCTGGCTTGTTGATTGGAAGATCAGGTCTTGGATTAGTTGAACCTTTAGATCTGGGCAAGGGGTTGGAAACAATAGTTGGTTTATTGGTAAGCCTTGTTTTATTTGATGGTGGCTTGAATCTTCGATTTCCAGCAGGGCCCATTAAGTCAATAGTTCTTAGAATTTCTTCAATTAGATTAATTATTTCATTAGCAGCTGGTTTCCTTGCTGCGCATTGGTTTGCAGGACTTGGTTGGTCAGTAGCAGGAGTTTATAGCGCAATTGTTCTTGCTACTGGGCCAACTGTTGTGACTCCATTAGTCCGACAAATTCGACTTGCATCTCCATTAAGTGATGTTCTAGAAGCGGAAGGTTTGATACTCGAACCTATTGGGGCAGTCCTAGCACTATTGTTGTTAGAGCTTGTTGTAGGAGATTTGCATGGCTGGAGAGAGCTATTGCTTGGACTGCTTTCAAGACTTGGAGGAGGAGTCTTAATAGGTTCAATTGGGGGCTTATTGCTTTCAGAATGTCTTAAGCGCTTACGATCCGAGCCTTATATCGGGCTTAGATTGCAACTCACTCTTGGGGTGGTTTTTTTACTTTATGGAGTCTGCGAATGGTTATTACCTGAATCAGGCTTGCCTGCATCTGTTGCCGCAGGGTTTGTTGTAGGACAAAGACCCTCTACACAGGCGAATGAACTTGACAAATTAATAAGAGAATTAGCTCAGTTAGCAATAACCATGCTTTTCCCTCTATTAGCAGCAGATGTTTCATGGGGGGAATTAAGTCCTTTGGGGTGGGGAGGTATAACTTGTGTGCTTTTTTTGATGATTGTTGTGAGGCCAATAGCTGTATCGATCGCAACTTATGGTCTACCTCTTGATAATAAGCAAAGATTGTTTCTTGGTTGGTTAGCTCCGCGTGGAATAGTTACTGCTGCAGTTGCTTCTTTGTTTTCCATTAGATTGGAGCAGGCGGGTGTTTTAGGAGCAGGAAAACTTCAGGGATTAGTCTTTTTGACAATATTGATGACAGTTGGCATACAAGGTTTAACAGCTCAACCTTTAGCAAAAATGTTGGGTTTATTGGATGAAGATCAAAATCTAGATAAACCGACTAATACGGGCTCTATCTTTACTGAATCTTGA
- a CDS encoding high light inducible protein has translation MSSKQRDEANKSTRLASSSELNSWKRGFTPQAEIWNGRMAIAGLIIVLTILLVSNLIFSG, from the coding sequence ATGTCTTCAAAGCAAAGAGATGAAGCAAATAAATCTACTAGGCTTGCAAGCTCAAGTGAACTTAATTCATGGAAAAGAGGATTCACTCCTCAAGCTGAGATATGGAACGGCCGAATGGCAATAGCAGGTTTGATTATTGTATTAACTATCCTTTTAGTTTCAAATTTAATTTTTTCTGGTTAG
- a CDS encoding DUF1643 domain-containing protein, producing the protein MSFCLFSECGSYRWILKRELLIGKKTVIFIGLNPSKANSSNNDRTLTRIINFCSRWNYKNIYIINLFGKISKSPIQLSKSNDPIGENNNLITLKSLEFWSENNNCDLWLGWGDKGQLNGRDRKVLKLIKNFSNFKSNKNNFYKRVLSLGLSKKGNPRHPLYMPNDSLLRKFNI; encoded by the coding sequence TTGTCATTTTGCTTATTTAGTGAATGCGGATCATATCGATGGATTTTAAAAAGAGAGCTATTAATTGGTAAAAAGACGGTAATTTTTATTGGTTTGAATCCATCAAAAGCAAATTCATCGAATAACGATAGGACTCTTACAAGGATAATTAATTTTTGTTCGAGATGGAATTACAAAAATATTTATATAATTAATCTATTTGGAAAGATTTCCAAGTCTCCTATTCAACTATCAAAAAGCAATGATCCAATAGGAGAAAATAATAATTTAATTACTTTAAAATCATTAGAATTTTGGAGTGAAAATAATAATTGTGACTTGTGGTTAGGATGGGGTGATAAAGGTCAATTAAATGGACGTGATCGTAAGGTTCTAAAATTAATTAAAAATTTTTCAAATTTCAAGTCAAACAAAAATAATTTTTATAAACGTGTTTTAAGTCTTGGTCTTAGCAAAAAAGGGAACCCTCGACACCCTTTATATATGCCTAATGACTCTTTACTAAGAAAATTTAATATATAA
- the gltX gene encoding glutamate--tRNA ligase: MTVRVRLAPSPTGTLHLGTARTALFNWLFAKKEGGTFLLRIEDTDTERSKEEYIKNIYDGLQWLGINWNETPIIQSERVNEHKQIIKALIAKGFAYRCYVSEAELDEMRETQKRNGLAPKYDNRHRNLTPEKESEFIKSGREAVIRFKISDQKLISWNDLIRGEMTWSGKDLGGDMVIARRAPADSIGDPLYNLVVVADDSAMKISHVIRGEDHLANTAKQILLYEALDLKIPVFAHTPLILNSEGKKLSKRDGVTSISEFKKMGYTSEAMANYMTLLGWSVPEGINERFKISEISEIFSFKKVNKASAKFDWDKLNWLNSQVIHEMSAETLLENLDPLFKENGWYIPSQEWGNDLADLIGPSMVLISDGVDQAKPFFEEPELMNDGKKQLEIKEAKLILKFILKKLENSYSAFISKEEAVDLINQVIKNCEVKKGLVMKSLRAAFFGTLNGPDLIQSWILLSRFSKDRARISRFI, translated from the coding sequence TTGACAGTTAGGGTAAGATTGGCACCAAGTCCAACTGGAACACTTCATTTAGGAACAGCTAGAACGGCCCTATTCAACTGGTTATTTGCAAAAAAAGAAGGTGGAACTTTCCTCTTAAGAATTGAAGATACTGATACTGAAAGATCAAAAGAGGAGTATATAAAAAATATCTACGATGGCCTCCAATGGCTAGGAATTAACTGGAATGAAACCCCAATAATTCAAAGTGAAAGAGTAAACGAACACAAACAAATTATAAAAGCTCTTATTGCTAAAGGATTTGCATATAGGTGTTATGTATCAGAAGCTGAACTAGATGAAATGAGAGAAACACAAAAGAGAAATGGCTTAGCTCCAAAATATGACAACAGGCACAGAAATTTAACTCCAGAGAAAGAATCTGAATTTATAAAGAGTGGAAGAGAAGCTGTTATCAGATTCAAAATCAGTGATCAAAAATTAATTTCATGGAATGACTTAATTCGAGGAGAAATGACCTGGAGTGGGAAAGATTTAGGCGGTGACATGGTCATTGCAAGAAGAGCACCAGCAGATTCAATTGGCGACCCCTTATATAATTTAGTTGTTGTAGCTGATGATTCAGCAATGAAAATCTCTCATGTCATAAGGGGAGAAGATCATCTTGCAAATACAGCAAAGCAAATTCTTCTTTACGAAGCTCTTGATCTCAAGATTCCAGTTTTCGCTCATACTCCTTTAATTCTTAATTCTGAAGGGAAAAAACTTTCAAAAAGGGATGGGGTTACTTCTATTTCTGAATTCAAAAAGATGGGTTACACATCTGAAGCGATGGCAAATTATATGACTCTACTTGGCTGGTCAGTTCCAGAGGGAATTAATGAGAGATTCAAAATTTCAGAAATTTCAGAAATTTTCAGTTTTAAAAAGGTTAATAAAGCTTCAGCAAAATTTGATTGGGACAAATTGAACTGGCTCAACTCTCAAGTAATTCATGAAATGTCAGCTGAAACTCTATTGGAAAACTTAGATCCTTTGTTCAAAGAAAATGGTTGGTATATACCAAGTCAAGAATGGGGAAACGATCTTGCAGATCTAATAGGACCGTCAATGGTTCTCATTAGTGATGGAGTTGATCAAGCTAAACCTTTTTTTGAAGAACCTGAATTAATGAATGACGGTAAAAAGCAATTGGAAATTAAAGAAGCAAAATTAATTTTAAAGTTTATTCTTAAAAAGCTAGAAAACTCATATTCTGCATTCATTAGTAAAGAAGAAGCTGTTGATTTAATAAATCAAGTAATAAAAAACTGCGAAGTAAAAAAAGGTCTGGTTATGAAAAGTCTTAGAGCTGCATTTTTTGGAACTCTCAATGGGCCAGATTTAATTCAAAGTTGGATTTTACTCTCAAGATTCAGTAAAGATAGAGCCCGTATTAGTCGGTTTATCTAG
- the rplS gene encoding 50S ribosomal protein L19, whose product MSVDSKEPSSEEVQVEDESNAPKESGVKNASQAKSKGKKISIKKLSPTEIIKTFEDSQLSKDLPDIYVGDTVRVGVRISEGNKERVQPYEGVVIAKRHGGIHQTITVRRIFQGIGVERVFLVHSPQVASIKVERRGKVRRAKLFYLRERVGKATRVKQRFDR is encoded by the coding sequence ATGTCTGTTGATTCTAAAGAGCCCTCTTCAGAAGAGGTACAAGTTGAAGACGAATCAAATGCTCCAAAGGAGTCTGGAGTAAAAAATGCGTCTCAAGCAAAATCTAAAGGAAAGAAAATTTCAATCAAAAAACTCTCTCCTACAGAAATAATAAAGACTTTTGAAGATTCTCAACTAAGCAAAGATCTCCCTGATATCTACGTTGGAGATACTGTTCGTGTTGGTGTCCGAATAAGTGAAGGTAATAAGGAGAGAGTTCAGCCCTATGAAGGAGTCGTAATAGCAAAGCGACATGGAGGGATTCATCAGACAATCACAGTAAGACGCATTTTCCAAGGGATAGGAGTTGAAAGAGTTTTTCTGGTTCACAGTCCTCAAGTTGCATCCATTAAGGTTGAGCGCCGAGGTAAAGTAAGAAGAGCGAAGCTTTTCTATCTGCGTGAGCGAGTGGGCAAAGCCACACGCGTAAAGCAGCGCTTCGACCGCTGA
- a CDS encoding DNA recombination-mediator protein A, translating to MSLSRSLDLPALGRVDTLAQELALLKNEGKRRIAFLGSRHVPVVSIHIVELIARSLAQEGHSIITSGSQGVNAAVIRAVLDVNPSLLTVLLPQSLDRQTAEVKDILGSVLHLIEKEDNNDLPLPMASSLCNQEIINRCDQLICFAFHDSETLLSSCHSAEDMGKVVSLMFFD from the coding sequence ATGTCCTTGAGCAGATCGCTCGATCTTCCTGCATTGGGACGAGTTGATACTCTCGCTCAGGAATTGGCCTTGTTGAAAAACGAGGGAAAAAGAAGAATAGCTTTTCTAGGGAGCAGGCATGTGCCTGTTGTATCTATCCATATAGTCGAATTAATTGCACGGTCTTTGGCTCAAGAGGGTCATTCGATAATTACTTCAGGTTCTCAAGGCGTAAATGCTGCAGTAATTAGAGCGGTTCTAGATGTTAATCCCTCTCTCTTAACTGTTTTATTGCCTCAGTCTCTTGATAGGCAAACTGCAGAGGTCAAGGATATTCTTGGTAGCGTTCTACATCTAATAGAGAAAGAAGACAATAATGATTTACCTTTGCCAATGGCAAGTAGTCTTTGCAATCAAGAAATTATTAACAGATGTGATCAATTGATTTGTTTCGCATTCCATGACAGTGAAACATTATTGAGTAGTTGCCATAGTGCTGAAGATATGGGAAAGGTTGTGAGTTTGATGTTTTTTGATTAA
- a CDS encoding YajQ family cyclic di-GMP-binding protein: MPSSYSFDVVSEFDQQELVNAIDQLRREVDQRYDLKDSKTKIDIKEDELSIVSLSDMTIEAVKDILLQKATKRNLSLKIFDFQKIEIIGGNMVMQIVKLKKGLPQEISKKLSKLVRDNMKKVTVSIQGDSLRITGKNKDDLQSAINLIKKQEDDLEIALQFQNYR, translated from the coding sequence ATGCCTTCTTCTTATTCTTTTGATGTGGTTTCAGAATTTGATCAGCAGGAATTAGTAAATGCTATTGATCAATTGAGGAGAGAAGTCGATCAAAGGTATGATCTTAAAGACTCGAAGACAAAAATTGATATTAAAGAAGATGAATTATCTATTGTCTCTCTAAGTGATATGACAATCGAGGCTGTAAAAGATATTTTATTACAGAAAGCTACTAAAAGAAATTTATCATTAAAGATATTTGATTTTCAAAAAATTGAAATTATAGGAGGAAATATGGTAATGCAAATTGTTAAATTAAAGAAAGGCTTGCCTCAAGAAATCTCAAAGAAATTAAGTAAGTTAGTTCGAGACAACATGAAGAAAGTAACTGTATCAATACAAGGAGATAGCTTGAGGATTACAGGTAAAAATAAAGATGATTTGCAATCTGCAATTAATTTAATAAAGAAGCAGGAAGATGATTTAGAAATAGCTCTACAATTTCAAAATTATAGATAG
- the map gene encoding type I methionyl aminopeptidase encodes MKLFSDLLSSANSKKPINNGPVIQQRRGVEIKSSREIEIMRKSSKIVATVLSEIRDLVKPGMSTLDLDKYAEKRIRDHDAKPSFKGYHGFPGSICSSINNEVVHGIPSKTKIINEGDLLKVDTGAFYNGYHGDSCITICVGESSDEAIELSKVAKEALMLGIKQIKPQNKLLDIAGAIEDYVKANGYSVVEDYTGHGVGRNLHEEPSVFNFRTNDLPNVSLREGMTIAVEPIINLGSKHCKTLRDGWTVITKDGNLSAQWEHTVLVTKNGFEILTDRGD; translated from the coding sequence ATGAAACTATTTTCTGATCTTCTTTCATCTGCAAATTCAAAAAAACCTATAAATAATGGGCCTGTTATTCAACAAAGGAGAGGAGTTGAAATTAAGTCTTCTAGAGAGATAGAAATTATGCGTAAATCTAGCAAAATAGTTGCAACTGTATTAAGTGAAATTAGAGACCTAGTCAAACCTGGAATGTCTACCTTGGATTTAGATAAATATGCAGAAAAACGAATAAGAGATCATGATGCAAAACCAAGTTTTAAAGGATACCATGGCTTTCCAGGGAGTATATGTTCAAGCATAAATAATGAGGTTGTTCATGGAATACCAAGTAAGACAAAAATCATTAATGAGGGAGATTTACTTAAAGTAGATACAGGAGCTTTTTATAATGGTTACCACGGTGATAGTTGTATAACTATTTGTGTAGGTGAATCTTCAGATGAAGCAATTGAACTAAGTAAAGTAGCGAAAGAAGCTTTGATGCTTGGAATTAAACAAATTAAGCCACAAAATAAACTTCTTGATATAGCTGGAGCTATCGAAGATTATGTGAAAGCGAATGGTTATAGTGTAGTCGAAGATTACACTGGTCATGGAGTTGGTAGGAACCTTCATGAAGAACCTTCGGTTTTTAATTTTAGAACTAATGATTTACCAAATGTCTCTCTAAGAGAGGGGATGACTATAGCCGTTGAACCTATTATTAATCTTGGTTCAAAGCATTGTAAGACTCTTCGAGATGGATGGACAGTAATTACAAAAGATGGAAATCTATCTGCTCAATGGGAGCATACTGTTTTGGTTACAAAAAATGGTTTCGAGATACTTACTGACAGAGGAGACTGA